A single region of the Gephyromycinifex aptenodytis genome encodes:
- the aroA gene encoding 3-phosphoshikimate 1-carboxyvinyltransferase has translation MVTLPDPWPAPCPDRPIEATVALPGSKSLTNRFLVLAALAQETSRLRTPLRSRDTLLMARALQALGAQVRDARSETAVAERALGASSETGSDWVVEPRPLRGDTHIDCGLAGTVMRFLPPVAALADGPVHFDGDEVARLRPMAAGLAALSELGVSVHDHGTPTLPFTVLGRGRVAGGRVVLDASASSQFVSALLLVGARFDEGIEIVHDGPPLPSLPHIAMTVSVLRQCGVEVEDSHADRWSVAPGGIHALDVEVEPDLSNAAAFLAAAMVTGGRVSVPGWPDHTTQAGDAIRDIFDAMGGEVSLAREGLTLSGPEQPSGLDVDLHDVGELTPVVAAVAALADSPSRLRGIAHLRGHETDRLAALAEQIGALGGQVQIEDDGLRINPRPLHGGTVSSYADHRMAMSAAVLGLAVPGVYVHDIATTAKTLPDFPGMWRQMLQGNQR, from the coding sequence ATCGTGACCCTGCCCGACCCGTGGCCGGCCCCCTGCCCGGACCGTCCGATTGAGGCGACCGTGGCACTGCCGGGCAGTAAGTCGCTCACCAACCGATTCCTCGTCCTGGCGGCCTTGGCCCAGGAGACGTCACGGCTGCGCACCCCGTTGCGCAGCCGTGACACTCTGCTGATGGCCCGCGCGCTCCAGGCGCTGGGAGCACAGGTGCGCGACGCTCGCAGCGAGACGGCTGTGGCCGAGAGGGCGCTGGGGGCTTCATCAGAAACCGGCTCGGACTGGGTGGTAGAACCAAGGCCACTGCGCGGCGACACCCACATCGACTGTGGTCTAGCTGGCACCGTGATGCGGTTCCTGCCCCCGGTGGCGGCGCTGGCTGACGGGCCGGTGCATTTCGACGGCGACGAGGTCGCCCGCCTGCGCCCGATGGCAGCAGGCTTGGCCGCGCTGAGCGAGCTCGGGGTCAGCGTGCACGACCACGGCACCCCCACCCTGCCCTTCACCGTGCTCGGACGCGGGAGGGTCGCCGGTGGCCGTGTCGTGCTGGACGCCTCGGCAAGCTCCCAATTTGTTTCTGCCTTGCTACTGGTCGGCGCCAGGTTCGACGAGGGCATCGAGATCGTCCACGACGGCCCGCCGCTGCCCAGCCTTCCCCATATCGCGATGACGGTCTCGGTGTTGCGCCAATGCGGCGTCGAGGTCGAAGACAGCCACGCCGACCGTTGGTCGGTAGCCCCGGGCGGAATCCACGCCCTGGATGTCGAGGTCGAACCGGACTTGTCCAACGCTGCCGCCTTCTTGGCCGCAGCGATGGTCACCGGTGGCCGGGTCAGCGTGCCGGGCTGGCCGGATCACACCACCCAGGCAGGAGACGCCATACGCGACATCTTCGATGCGATGGGCGGCGAGGTGTCCCTGGCCCGCGAGGGGCTGACGTTGAGCGGACCCGAACAACCCAGCGGTCTGGACGTGGACTTGCATGATGTCGGCGAACTCACCCCTGTTGTGGCTGCCGTCGCTGCACTGGCCGACTCCCCGAGCCGGTTGCGTGGCATCGCGCATCTGCGCGGACATGAGACCGACCGTCTGGCGGCTCTGGCCGAGCAGATCGGCGCGCTAGGCGGTCAGGTCCAGATCGAGGACGACGGGCTCCGCATCAACCCGCGACCCCTCCATGGCGGCACCGTCTCCTCCTACGCGGATCACCGCATGGCGATGTCCGCGGCGGTGCTTGGGCTCGCGGTGCCCGGGGTCTACGTTCATGACATCGCCACCACCGCCAAGACTCTGCCCGACTTTCCCGGCATGTGGCGGCAGATGCTCCAGGGGAACCAGCGATGA
- the ppk2 gene encoding polyphosphate kinase 2 has protein sequence MSKNRMKKSLYEAELLRLQQQLVEMQQWIKESGQRLVVIFEGRDAAGKGGSIKRITEYLNPRTAQIVALPAPTERQQTQWYFQRYVEHLPAAGEIRLFDRSWYNRAGVERVMGYCTSDEYRRFLRQCPIFERMLIEDGIMLRKYWFSVSDDEQVKRFESRLTDPMRRWKLSPTDLESLTRWEDYSRAKDDMFVHTDIPEARWNVVESNDKRAARINMIAHLLNSVPYEHVEQPKLKLPKRPPSTGYKRTDRSLQLEVPNHAASVENGEHLPYQDPEE, from the coding sequence ATGTCGAAGAACCGCATGAAGAAGTCGCTCTACGAGGCCGAGCTCTTGCGTCTGCAGCAGCAGCTGGTGGAGATGCAGCAGTGGATTAAAGAGAGTGGGCAGCGCCTCGTGGTCATCTTCGAGGGGCGAGACGCCGCAGGCAAGGGCGGCTCGATCAAGCGGATCACCGAATACCTCAACCCGCGCACCGCCCAGATCGTGGCGTTGCCCGCACCCACCGAGCGGCAACAGACGCAGTGGTATTTCCAGCGCTATGTCGAGCACCTGCCGGCAGCCGGGGAGATTCGCCTGTTCGACCGCTCCTGGTACAACCGCGCCGGCGTCGAGCGCGTCATGGGGTACTGCACCAGCGATGAGTACCGCCGCTTCCTGCGTCAGTGCCCCATCTTCGAACGCATGCTCATCGAAGACGGCATCATGCTGCGCAAGTACTGGTTCTCGGTCAGCGACGACGAGCAGGTCAAGAGGTTCGAGTCGCGGTTGACCGACCCGATGCGGCGCTGGAAGCTCTCGCCGACCGATTTGGAGTCCCTCACCCGCTGGGAGGACTACAGCCGCGCCAAGGACGACATGTTCGTGCACACCGATATTCCGGAAGCCCGCTGGAATGTCGTGGAAAGCAACGACAAGCGGGCCGCGCGGATCAACATGATCGCCCATCTGCTGAACTCGGTGCCGTACGAGCATGTCGAGCAACCCAAACTGAAACTGCCCAAGCGCCCACCCTCCACGGGGTACAAGCGCACCGACCGCAGTCTGCAACTCGAGGTACCCAACCACGCCGCGTCGGTCGAGAACGGCGAGCACCTGCCGTATCAGGACCCCGAGGAGTGA
- the rsgA gene encoding ribosome small subunit-dependent GTPase A: MSGGSGRPARSYDERDVRVRPSRRGSRPRSKDRPAHADAVPGTVLTIDRGRYTVAVQDRVIFAMKARELGRKSVVVGDDVGLVGDLRGGPDSLARIVRIHPRRSVLRRTADDTDPVERIIVANADQLAIVTALAEPEPRPRMIDRCLVAAYDAGMDPLLVLTKADLQAPDALLATYAPLEVPYVVTSLVGGAARTPGDNSEDVTGSLRELLRDRVTVLVGHSGVGKSTLVNALVPGAARTTGVVNDVTGRGRHTSTSAIALPLPGGGTIVDTPGIRSFGLAHVDPRGFVDHFPELAEGTDECPRGCSHDEPECGLDDWVAAGHAGAAGPARLDSLRRLLRARSRPEA; encoded by the coding sequence ATGAGCGGCGGCTCGGGGCGCCCGGCCCGCTCCTATGACGAACGGGATGTGCGTGTTCGTCCGAGTCGGCGTGGTTCTCGTCCCCGCAGCAAGGACCGGCCGGCGCACGCCGATGCGGTCCCGGGGACCGTCCTGACCATCGACCGCGGTCGTTACACGGTGGCTGTGCAGGATCGGGTGATCTTCGCGATGAAGGCTCGGGAGTTGGGTCGCAAGAGTGTCGTCGTGGGCGACGATGTCGGGTTGGTCGGCGACCTGCGCGGCGGGCCCGACTCGCTGGCCCGCATCGTGCGGATTCATCCGCGGCGTTCGGTGCTGCGTCGCACCGCTGACGACACCGACCCGGTGGAGCGGATCATCGTGGCCAATGCCGACCAGCTGGCTATCGTCACGGCGCTGGCCGAGCCCGAACCCCGCCCGCGGATGATCGACCGCTGCCTGGTCGCTGCCTACGACGCGGGGATGGACCCGCTCCTGGTGCTGACCAAGGCTGACCTGCAGGCGCCCGACGCACTGCTGGCGACCTATGCGCCGCTGGAGGTTCCCTACGTCGTCACCAGTCTGGTCGGGGGCGCCGCTCGGACACCGGGTGACAACAGCGAGGACGTCACTGGTTCGTTGCGTGAGTTGCTGCGCGATCGCGTCACCGTGCTCGTCGGACACTCCGGGGTGGGCAAGTCGACTCTGGTCAACGCGCTGGTGCCCGGCGCCGCCCGCACGACCGGTGTCGTCAATGACGTCACCGGTCGTGGTAGGCACACCTCCACCTCGGCGATTGCGCTTCCCCTGCCGGGCGGCGGCACGATCGTGGACACCCCCGGTATCCGTTCTTTCGGCCTGGCCCATGTCGATCCGCGCGGTTTCGTCGATCACTTCCCCGAATTAGCGGAAGGAACCGATGAATGTCCGCGTGGTTGCAGCCACGACGAACCCGAGTGCGGCTTGGACGATTGGGTCGCCGCCGGTCACGCGGGCGCGGCCGGCCCCGCCCGGCTCGATTCGCTGCGGCGTTTGTTGCGCGCCCGTTCCCGCCCCGAGGCCTGA
- the cas3 gene encoding CRISPR-associated helicase Cas3' yields MERDYRALWAKRPERVLMGQAPYPVPAHLLDTAAVAGIVWDTVLTRRVRRLIATELTGATTEGQLATARRWVMLAAGLHDWAKATNGFLTRPWRHDSEVPWRSSLLSILSEAGFPPMNPDAVSALKNCRELRRHEFIGMCLLSPTVQGRRPSMAAASHWLPLCVGGHHGSWMDSPPGQTRIVLADASHGRWGEAQRGIAGLVSDACGVTPQNSPHLGPELAGVITVLITGIVQLSDWLASDEAVIDAGLTLIEGGADPMSPRWLEQRCQELQAHVRSCLGAYAAPADAHRAAVGTDHNGRTRGLRPLQAEAECVGDGLWFVAYPTSEGKTGAALLRHQIEDDEGLIFALPTRATTDAMQRRLEKSFAGTGNGVLLSHQFASLYRCPTTEGHGFDWFTSSTRRLLAPVVAATCDQVLAGALPQRHIPLRLLALTNHHIVLDEVHTYDRYQTTLLAALMAWWGRTGTRVTVLSATMPTWQRRILESAYTGATVGSQQTAYPAHWLAGAASPQGPALQAAVPDLHLPTTTTKDVTGAHRAWATATHERFPTCSFAIVRSRVDDAIATGRLLRADLAGCDIDVQVLHSRMTLAHRAEVEHELEARLGPNAPPGLRPLAVVATQVLDISLDVSFWSMACDLAPAASLVQRAGRLWRFLPLMESRLAKSAARPDVRALHVMIPGGGGPITESMARPYFAGELTSVAEVLAKQAVLRIPEGVQSFVDDTTYDLECSSLTDLRLAELIDASMRQEAADALAEGVLGLVDPNASVTLGTLTKATTPPQLLDGASDLEMTTRYSTLPSSTYLLVGGARGTSADVSELAAMTDSDNVRAALGSTVAVSGQALIGKLNSAAIASAPGWAPAHALLKHARPVHVDNLVDVGLTYDDTLGLTMLTEEENS; encoded by the coding sequence ATGGAGCGTGACTATCGGGCACTTTGGGCCAAGCGGCCCGAGCGCGTGTTGATGGGGCAGGCGCCGTACCCGGTGCCCGCGCACCTACTCGATACAGCTGCCGTTGCCGGAATCGTGTGGGACACCGTGCTCACCCGCCGAGTCCGCCGCCTCATCGCGACTGAGCTGACGGGTGCCACCACCGAGGGCCAGCTGGCGACGGCAAGGCGGTGGGTGATGCTCGCCGCCGGGCTGCACGACTGGGCCAAGGCAACGAACGGATTCCTCACGCGCCCCTGGCGCCACGACAGCGAGGTGCCTTGGCGTTCGTCGCTACTCAGCATCTTGAGCGAGGCTGGGTTCCCTCCGATGAACCCAGATGCCGTCTCCGCGCTGAAGAACTGCCGGGAGCTTCGCCGGCACGAGTTCATTGGAATGTGCCTGCTCTCGCCGACGGTTCAGGGTCGTCGACCGAGCATGGCTGCGGCGTCGCACTGGCTACCGCTTTGCGTAGGCGGTCATCACGGTTCGTGGATGGACTCACCCCCCGGTCAGACACGCATAGTGCTTGCAGATGCATCACACGGCCGGTGGGGAGAGGCCCAGCGTGGAATCGCAGGTTTGGTCTCTGATGCCTGCGGGGTGACCCCACAGAACAGTCCCCACCTGGGCCCCGAACTAGCTGGTGTTATTACCGTCCTGATAACGGGGATCGTGCAGTTGTCGGACTGGCTGGCCTCTGACGAAGCCGTCATCGACGCGGGGCTGACGCTGATCGAGGGCGGCGCTGACCCGATGTCTCCAAGGTGGCTCGAGCAGCGATGCCAGGAGCTTCAGGCGCACGTCCGTTCCTGCCTTGGGGCCTATGCTGCGCCCGCCGACGCCCACCGCGCCGCTGTCGGCACTGACCACAACGGCCGCACGCGGGGGCTACGCCCACTGCAGGCGGAGGCGGAGTGTGTCGGTGATGGGCTGTGGTTCGTGGCCTATCCGACCAGCGAAGGGAAAACCGGTGCGGCGCTTTTGAGGCACCAGATTGAGGACGATGAAGGGCTGATCTTTGCGCTGCCGACCAGGGCCACCACCGACGCCATGCAACGGCGACTGGAGAAGTCCTTTGCAGGAACCGGCAACGGCGTCCTTCTTTCTCATCAGTTCGCCTCACTCTACCGGTGCCCCACTACTGAGGGGCACGGTTTCGACTGGTTCACCAGCAGCACCCGCCGGCTCCTGGCCCCCGTCGTGGCCGCGACATGCGACCAGGTTCTTGCGGGTGCGCTCCCCCAACGCCACATCCCGCTGCGCTTACTGGCGCTCACCAACCACCACATCGTCCTCGACGAGGTGCACACGTACGACCGATATCAGACCACGCTCCTAGCCGCGCTCATGGCGTGGTGGGGGCGTACTGGCACCCGTGTCACGGTCTTGTCTGCGACGATGCCGACGTGGCAGCGCCGCATCTTGGAATCGGCGTACACCGGCGCCACAGTCGGTTCTCAACAGACGGCATATCCAGCACACTGGTTGGCTGGAGCGGCATCGCCTCAGGGCCCAGCTTTACAGGCAGCAGTTCCGGATTTGCATCTGCCCACCACAACGACCAAGGACGTCACGGGGGCGCACCGGGCGTGGGCCACAGCGACGCACGAGCGTTTTCCCACGTGCAGTTTCGCCATCGTGCGCTCCCGGGTTGACGACGCCATCGCAACTGGCCGTCTCTTACGTGCGGACCTGGCGGGGTGCGACATCGATGTGCAGGTGCTGCACTCCAGAATGACACTTGCGCATCGGGCGGAAGTCGAGCACGAGCTAGAGGCCCGGCTTGGGCCTAATGCACCGCCGGGGTTACGCCCGCTTGCCGTGGTGGCCACCCAAGTCCTTGACATCAGTCTCGACGTGTCCTTCTGGTCGATGGCGTGCGACCTCGCCCCAGCGGCATCACTGGTACAGCGGGCAGGGCGTCTGTGGCGCTTCCTACCTCTCATGGAGTCACGGCTCGCTAAGTCCGCCGCCCGCCCGGACGTGCGTGCGCTGCACGTCATGATCCCAGGCGGTGGCGGCCCCATCACGGAGTCCATGGCGCGTCCATACTTCGCCGGTGAGCTCACCTCGGTTGCAGAGGTGCTCGCCAAGCAGGCTGTGTTACGGATTCCCGAAGGCGTCCAGTCGTTTGTTGACGATACGACGTACGACCTGGAGTGCAGCAGCCTCACAGACCTACGACTGGCTGAGCTCATCGATGCCAGCATGCGCCAGGAGGCCGCCGACGCGCTCGCGGAGGGGGTCCTCGGTTTGGTCGACCCGAACGCCTCGGTCACGCTCGGGACCTTGACGAAAGCCACGACCCCTCCTCAGCTCCTAGACGGCGCGAGTGACCTGGAGATGACGACTCGTTACTCCACCCTGCCGTCCTCCACGTATTTGCTGGTCGGGGGTGCACGCGGAACTTCCGCCGACGTTTCTGAGCTAGCCGCGATGACGGACAGCGACAACGTGCGCGCTGCT
- the hisN gene encoding histidinol-phosphatase: MPDYNDDLRLAHVLADSVERITMARYQAADLRVESKPDLTPVTDADRDAEELIRSQLRRARSRDAVQGEEGGTSGHGTRRWIVDPIDGTKNYVRGVPVWATLMALVEGDEVVVGLVAAPALNRRWWAAKGTGAWTGRSLSNAKRLSVSSVAKVEDASLAYSSLRGWRDIERYEQFIGLTDDCWRTRGYGDFWSYMLVAEGAVDIACEPELAEHDMAALVPIINEAGGRFTSLDGKEGPWGGNALATNGLLHDEILARLG, encoded by the coding sequence GTGCCCGACTACAACGATGACCTGCGCCTCGCCCACGTCCTTGCCGACTCCGTGGAACGCATCACTATGGCGCGCTATCAAGCGGCCGATCTGCGAGTGGAATCCAAGCCTGACCTGACGCCGGTCACCGACGCAGATCGGGACGCCGAGGAACTCATCCGTAGCCAACTGCGGCGGGCCCGTTCACGCGACGCGGTGCAGGGCGAGGAGGGCGGCACCTCCGGGCACGGCACCCGGCGTTGGATCGTGGATCCCATCGACGGCACGAAAAACTACGTGCGTGGCGTCCCGGTCTGGGCCACCCTGATGGCGCTGGTTGAGGGCGACGAGGTGGTTGTCGGGTTGGTCGCTGCACCCGCGCTCAACCGCCGCTGGTGGGCGGCCAAGGGCACCGGCGCCTGGACCGGGCGCAGCCTGTCCAACGCCAAACGGCTCAGCGTGTCATCGGTGGCCAAGGTCGAGGATGCGTCGTTGGCCTACTCGAGCCTGCGCGGCTGGCGAGACATCGAGCGCTACGAACAGTTCATCGGGCTCACCGACGACTGCTGGCGCACCCGCGGCTACGGGGACTTCTGGTCCTACATGCTCGTGGCCGAGGGCGCCGTCGATATCGCCTGCGAGCCGGAACTGGCCGAACACGACATGGCCGCGCTCGTGCCGATCATCAACGAGGCCGGCGGCCGTTTCACCTCCCTGGATGGCAAGGAAGGCCCGTGGGGCGGCAACGCCTTGGCCACGAACGGCCTGCTGCACGACGAGATCTTGGCGCGCCTGGGCTGA